From the Drosophila simulans strain w501 chromosome 2L, Prin_Dsim_3.1, whole genome shotgun sequence genome, the window CATTTTCCCCACTATTGTATTAGGTAACACAAAGTCGCATTATTCCTGCGCTTATCTGATAAATCAATGATTGCATTGCATGACCTCCAGAGGTCTTTGGCAATCATGCTGATCATTGGCTGGACCCTCGCTACAGTCAAAGCACTAATCTAGAACATTTTACAACTGATTGCGAATAAGTATGAAGTAATTACTACAGTCGTATTAGACTATTTCCTTTTATTGAATTCTATGCCAATTGTCACCATCTGGGATTTTACAAATACCCTCGAGCGAAATCACTTCTCCAAATAATGACACTTTCCATCGACCTCCCGCAACCTTTGGGCGGCCTGCTCGGGAGTCAGATCCCGCTGGGCCATGGCCAGCAGCTCAAATCCCACCATAAACTTGCGCACGGAGGCGGAACGAAGCAGCGGCGGATAGTAGATGGCGTGCAGGGTCCAATGAGCACTGGATGCGTGGGCATGCTCCGGCCCAGTCGGTGCTCCGTGCCAGCCCATCGAGTAGGGGAATGAACACTGGAACAGATTGTCATACTTGGTGGTCAGCTCCTTCATGGTCAGCGCCAAGTTATATCGCTGTTCTGCGGTAAGATCGTTGAtccgcttgttgttgttgcgcgAGATAAGCATGGTTTCGAAGGGCCAAGTGGCCCAgaagggcaccaccaccacccagtCGCGGTTCTCAATGACAATCCGCTCCTGGCGCTGCAGCTCCCGCTCCACATAGTCGGCCAGCATGGGCCGCTCGTTGGTGGCGTAGTAGGCACGCAGACGCTCCTGCTTCAGTTGCGGTTCCGTTGGCAGAAACGAGCACGACCAGATCTGACAGTGCGGATGGGGATTGGAGCACCCCATTGCAGCTCCCTTGTTCTCGAATATCTGCACCCAGGCGTACTTGGCGCTCAGCTCGTTGAACTGGCTGATCCACCTAGATAGGCAGTTAGATAAAACGTGGGTTTATTATTTGAGTACCTTTTGATATAAGCCATAAATCCTCCACTTACTCGTCGATAACAACGACTATATCCGCTGCACTCATCGTGGGCAAAGTCAGATTCGATTTGGGATGGAAGCACATCACTCGGCAGTTGCCACGGGCGGGAGCTATCTGAAACAGTGGATCATCGCTGTTTGGAGGAACgggcaccacctccaccaGGGCCGGGAAGTCGTTCTCAAACACATAGGTGCTCTCATATTCCGGAGTTTGCTGatcatttacaaaatatacatGTAAGAACGCTTGAAACATTTGCGAGGCTTTAGTTTGGTGGCTTACGATTCCATTGGGTCTGGTCACGCCGGGGCACAGAGGATTGGTGGGATCGAATTCGGGCAGCTCGTTCTTCTGCGCCTTCTCCTGCTGACCCGACCATGGGCGTTGGGTGCGATGTGGGCACACCAGGACCCATTGGCCGTTCAGCGGATTCAGACGTCGGTGCGGGTGCTCTGCAATGacattcgattttaattaagattGGGTAGCGATAAACCATTGATGTGGAACCACTTGTTGAGCAACATACGACCATTCACCATTGGAACTGAATCAAATTGGCATGGTGGAACACCTTTCAACCTACCACTGGCCACAAACTGCATCGTGTCGAAAGACTGGCGCTCCGTATCACTCCGATCGGATTATGACTACTACAGATTCACGGGACAAGCGCAATGTCAACCTGCCGCGTTGCGATTACGGCTCCTAATGCTGCTGCTATTACTattccgattctgattctgcttctgaatccgattccgattccagtTGAGCTGTTTTTCGCTTCTTCAGCTGCATTCCTCTCTTTCCGCTCTTCGGATTATTCCGCTCACTCTGCCGGCGAGCGTTTAGTTTGAGTTTTGCACGCATTCTGCCTTTCAGTGGAAGAATTTTCCATCAGCCTTATCTCTCCCACTCAGCTGGGCGTTCTGATATGGGTGTGTAAACAGTGTGGGCGCGATTGTGTGTGCCGCTAGTGATGCGCGGTGGTCGATAAGACGTTCATAGAGATGGctgtttaatgtttaataatatattaaaatataattatatttttattttatccaGTATCTGTATGCCTAATTGTGATTGAAACAAAACGTTTCCTAAAGTCTATTTAGCTATATTGCAATCATTGTAATCTAATTTCTTTAATACTTATAAGCTCAGTAagaggtatctgatagtccaGAGAATTTTAAGTTTTAGAAGTCTTCCTAAacttattttgtaaatattccAATGTATTTTTCAGGATCCGGCCATTGTCAACCAAAGACGCATTGGCAGCGGTCGTTTAAACCATTCCAAGTGGGGTTACAACGACGAAGACTACCACTCGTACCACAATGGCAAGTCGCAGCATATGGAGGAGGTCAATTCGAAGAACCAGAACAGCAAGAACATGACGGTGCTGCAGTTCTTCGACACTGGCGAGATCAGCAGTCAGCCTCAAAGACGACCGAACACTCCTGTGATGGGAATGTCTATCAATCGATCCGAGAACGACACCCTGCACTCCAACGAGTCCAGTGAAGATTTGAGTCGCGCCAACGAGAACTATGTAAAGCGCGTAATGTCTGGATTCCTGGTTGTATCGAAGCCCAAGTCACGAGATGTCGAGGATAGGCATCACCGGCGGTACAGGAACCAGAACGAGGAGCCGGAGTGGTTTAGCTGTGGACCCACGTCTAGACTGGACACTATAGAGTTGTGCGGCTTCGATGAGGACGAAGAGAAAATGCTAAACGAGGGCAACAAAAACCACGGATTAGCTGAAACAGAGCGGGAAGCGTCAAAACAAAAGGTTAATATTCACTTAGTTCATTCCATTACGCAATCTATAAGATAAATCCAAAACTTGTAATCTTTACTCGCTTCAGATGGACCATAAGTACAAATGGACGCATGCGGAGCCGATGGGTCGAACCAAATACATGCCCAAACACGACACAAACAACAATCATAACGTGGAGAATATGAACAATGTTATGGCTAGCGAGCATCAGCAACAAAAGGAGGAGAAACGTTCAGGCAGTGGTCGGTCGTTTCAGTTTGATAAGTTCAATCAAAGCCACCAGAATTACGAGAGTAGCAGTTATGTGAATCACCAGCAGCCGCCACAAACGCAGCCTCAGCCAATGCAGCAGCAATCGAACACAAATACGAACAACTCTAAATTTATGTCATTCTTTGCCAATGAGGGGAACTCCTCGTCTTCGCTGAACGAGTTTTTCAAGCAGGCCATTAACCAGGGTCATGGCAACAATCCGGAGCAGCCCAAGTCGTTGGGCCACATCGGACAGATGCCTTCGGTGGATCAGCTGGAGGCCAAATGGCGTCGAAACTCGCTGAACAATGTTGGGGAGACTGCCAACAATCAGACTGATAACTTCCAGAAGCTAATTGGCTCTCTTTCTGCGGCTAAGCCACAGTCACCGGCAGTGGGCTATGATGCCATCTCCAACTTCAtaatgcagcaacagcagtaccagcagcagcaacagaagcagcacCTCATcatacagcagcagcagcaacagaccGCCTTTTTGGCGAGCCTGCAGCTGAAGGCGATCCTTGGTCGGCCGGACACCCAGTTGCTACTGCTTCGTCTCACTAAAGGTGAGTATTGGATGATGAAAACAATGTTAGTTGCATGTTTTCAATAATtctttcgtttgttttctttccAGGGGAAATATCCAAGCACGGATTACTGGTGCAGTTGGCCAACCCTCGCTTGACGGACTTGGATCGCGAGGCCATCACTGCTGTACTGCAGTTCACCAatacccagcagcagcaacagcagcacaagCAGCAGCTGGACATGCTCTCAAGCACGGTCATCGCCAGCCAGTTGCAGAATCTTCACAACTTGGCCATTGTTCAGCAGACTCTTGCAGCCAGGCAGCCGCAGCATAATCCACAGACGCAGGTGCCGCATCAACTGTCGCAGGAGGATTTGCAAGCGCATGCCAATGTGATAATGCGAAACGCCGTAATGAAGCGAAAAATGGAGGAGCAGACGTCGAAGCTCATCAATGGCGGTGCCAAGCATCAGGCACAGCAGCAATATCTAAACCGTGGCCAGCAACGCCAGGCTCGACCAGATGCCAGCTCGAATGCCTTGCTCCATGCCTTGATCTCGGGCGGTGGCAACAACCACGCCTCTGGTTACCCTATGAATGgacagccgcagcagcatcattCCAATTTGAGATTCGGTGATAACCAAAACTTCCAATCTTTTGAATCCAACCAGCCGCACTTCGCTACGCAATACAAGCAGCAATACCAACAGtctcagcagcaacagccccatcagcagccacaacagcagAACAACGCTGGAGGCGGCAATAACTTCAACAAGGCCCAAATACAAGCCCAATCAGCTATTGCCATGCTGCCCAACAGCGGTGGTAAGTTATTTTAGTACctatttaaaaaatcttttatACTATGATACAATCGTACAGTGGGTACTCCGTGAAGTTTACCTTATCAGTTGTGCTTTGAAAGCAAAGTCACCACATATAACAGATAGATTTGTAGTTTCTTGACAGCTTTATGGTCATAGTTCGGGATAATACCCAAGGGAGGCGATtcatatttttacatttgtgCTGAGTTGTTATCTTTTAGGGTAATGTAGTAGTTAATAAGCTGCTTAATTGTCTCCCCTTCTTGGTATTTCGCTTGTGTCTGAGTCAGACGGTCAATTCGCAGGCTGATTTTTCGAAAGCAGAGCAAATATGCACTTTAATGAGCACTTTCACGTATTATCTGTAAACGAGTTTTTGTTACTGCAAACATTGCACACTTTGCAATGCACTTGATCACATCTGGGATATGGATATACAAGCTGTTGATTCAGATTACCACTTGAACGCCTCAACAAGGATGAGCTGGCTGGAGTTTCGAATCAgaaagataaataaaacatgATTGGTAGGGCATTTTGTCGTTAATACATCGTTTAGCTTGACTTTTGTAATGATTTCATTGATGAATATCATTTGACCAGTATAATATACTTGTTTCTAAGCTGCGCCTAAATTCCCAAGCTTAGCTGGCTTCCCTGTTTGTTCAAGAGATCACCAGAACGTGGCTTGCTGAGCAAACTTTAGATTTCCCAGTCGAACAACATCTCAGCCAGCCCCCTGAGTCATGGGTTCTATTTGCCGTCGACTATGTGCGCAATCGGTTACCCATCGATCTCCCCATTGGATATTGCCGATGTTACGTTCGTGGGACATTCCCAGAGTTAGCAGGTATTTGCATCTCTCACTTGATTGCTACCTTTTGCTTTCAATTGTTCGTGGCATGCCTGGGGCGaggcataaatataaaaacaaacatttaacgACAGCACCAGTGGCTTTATCAGCCAGCGGAATGTAGTGGCCTGTAGATGGGAACCGACTCGCTGGGGGAATCGTCGCCACGCACGATTACTGAAAAAGGGGGTCAAGAGCACAGATTCGTTTCTCGTGTGTAGGATTCAGCAGAATGGATTAGAAAGCTGTCCACTTGCAGCACTTTTCACATCATATTAGAATTTACTGAAGCGCAAAGAGTCTCAtttgtttgtatatttattgcGTATTTAAAGATAAAACCGCCTGAGAGGCTTAGTTCTGGGTGGTGGGTGAGTGGACTTTGCCGGCAAACAGTATGTTCCCGGTGGACTCCTCCTCGATGAAGAACACAAACGGACGGTTCACGTTGAATTCCTCGATGGCGGTGCTGCCACCGAATTTGTTCTCGATCTCCACAACGGTGGCTGCGTAGGCCTCCGTTCCCTTCTCGTTCACATTGATGCCGGCCTTCTGCAGGATGTTGGACACCTTCACTTTGCCGGCGACATCAGCGCCGCGGGTTAATCCCGGCAGCGAGGCACTGTCCTCAAAGATTTCGCGCACACCCAGGCTGCGCAACGTCTCCTTGAGGTTCTGCTGGTAGTCGAAGTGGAACTTGGGCAGCGTCACCTTCACTTTCACCTCCTCCATGGCCCACTGAGCGCCCTTTAGCTCGTCGTTTTCCAGGTTCTTGACCAAGTCATGGATGCCATTCAGGGCGTAGGGCAGCAGCACGAACAGGGAGTTCTTGCCCTTGTAGGGCAGACGCAGAATCTGCGCCTTCAGCTTCTCCGAGGTGGTGTAGTAGAAGTAGTCGGTCTGCTCCATGAACTCCGCCCGCGACTGGTCGTCCTTGCTGCGGAAGAAGGGTCCCTCGAATGTGTTGGCGAACTGCCTTCGCCACAGACCGTTGAAGTAGATCAGATTGGTCAGCAACATTACGCTGCTGCGCACGTTGTCCGGGGCCACCAGCTGCTGGAGTCTGCCCTGCGTGATGTTGGCGGCCCAGGCGTTGATGGCATCTGCCGCCGCCTCGGGATTGGTAAAGTCCAGCGCCTCCACCTCGCTGTCGTAGAAGTGTTTCAGTGTGGCCGTGAACTTCTGCTGTGTCTCGATGAAGCTGTCCGTGAAAAGCTTAGTGCGCACACTGAGCGTATCGTGGAGCTGGTTCTCCTTCTTGAAGGAGTTAAGTGTCTTGCGGTAGAACTCTCGCACATTGTTCTGCGATCGAATGTCTGTCTGCGTGTTGGCCAGCTCCACTTGCGTCTGGGTTCCGGCTCCGGCCGCCTCAGCCAGCAGGGCCAGCACCAGTTTCACGGAGAACGGCGAGATGATCACATTCTTGTCGGCCGTCTCGTTCTGCAGCACCGTCTTGAGCAGATGCCATGAGAACGGATCGTGCGAGTCGCTCCGGAAGGGCACGAAGGTATCTATGTCGTCGTAGATACCCGCTCCACTGGGCACGACGGCAGCGCCACCGGGCAGCTTGTCCGTACGGGTTTCGAATACGCCCTGGGGCGTCGTGGTCGTCGGTATGGAGTTGCCGTTGCCCGTGGCTAACGCACTCAAAAACAGCGACAGTAGCATCACTGCCAAATTTCCGCCCATCTTTGTCATCTTTGCTTCCCTATGCTTCTGCGTCTCGATCTTCCTCGGGTCTTTGCTTTCCGCCTCTTATTCGCAGCAAAACAACTGTTAAATGCGGGCTTCGTTGGGGCGAGCGGCGAGAGAGCGCCGGTGGAGCGAGCGATAACCGTTTCACGCGCCGTTCCAACTGAGAGTGACTGGCGCGCCGAGCGGGCTAGCCATTTTAAAATCCAGCTTCAAGCCGCTCTGGTCGCCGTCCTCTGCTGCTGTGCTGCCGCGTCGACGGGGCTGCGAATGTGACTCCCAAAGCATACGTACGTCATTATCGCAAACTGATGAGTGTGCTGCTGATGAGGGGAGTGAAGAGGAACGGCTATAACTATACGGTGCATCGTGCACTCAGAGAATTTCCATGCCAAAATTGACCTATACAAATATTCGATGATCATTCATGCGTTCAATACAGGTTTAATGGGTAATAAAACTATCTAactaaatttttaaatgtcatgtccaattattatatttgaaaaactttCATTATATGGGAACAGAAATTTAGATTCTTTGAGTTGTACAAATTTGCTGAAAACAATATCCGCCTTTATCAGGCTTTCCCCACTTCAGCTATTTGTGAATTATTGCATAGTCATCAAAGAGGAAAGCTTGCATGTTTTTATTCTTAAACTACGTCACAGTTTCTTTCACGCTCGCTGCAAATACCTAAGCCAGTTTATGAATAgctattaatataaatttgaatttcaaataagCTTAACTTGCGTCGGGGATAGTCTGGCAACGCTGACAGCTATTATAGAACTCAGTGTTGGTAAGTGACGGCTAAACAAAACAGCTGATCTGAAATAAATTCTCATGGTGCGTTGATGTAACAGCAGCCGGCGAAAGAAACTTGTgcatttaatgaaaaatagTGAATAAATAGCCAGAGTAACCGCACGTGCCATGCAAATTCGTCGTCCGCGAGGTGTCACTGTTCCGCAATTGATGGTGGTCACGGCCATTGGGCTGCTAGGCGGTATTTACATTTGGCAACCACTGATTTTGAAGTACAAAAACGAGAAGAAATCCGAGGCAGAAACGCCAGCAGTAACTGAAACTAGTGGAACCACAAAGTTAGACCGCACACTTAACCCTAATCTGCTGGCTAAAGTCATATACTAATTGTATTCCGTTCTCGCCCTCAGATGAGTTTCATTAACGGCCTCAAAAGATTCGCCACAACGACCGTTGGTCTGATGGCCATCGGTATCGGATCGACCGTTCTATTCTACACCACCCATCGCCTTGTCATCAAACCCTATCTTCTCGAGAAACGCCGCCTGGAAGCCGAGGCCTGTGCGGAGTACCTTTTCCAGCAGGAGGGGCACTCCCAGAATGGCGAATCAAGACCCAAACGGAGCGAATATTGAGCCAAGGATGCCAGTGCCGTCATAGACATCTTTACATACTTATAACCTAGTGATTAGTTACCAAATTTCAACGCTGTAACATGGTGAACAATGGACTTTTACTTTCTTACCTTCACTTTGGGTGGAGAGGCCCATCATCTTGTGTTCATTTTAGAGTTAAACAGAATGGATTTTTTATGGAAGCAATAtgaattgaataaataatgaaaagcacaaattttttgaataaaagaCTAGAAACATAAACACTTAAAAATCACTGCTCTGTTCACCGTATTCCTTTATAAAGGCTCAGGGAGCTGCACTTGTCCTTGGCCTTCTGCTCCTGTTTTCTCAATATAGCCTCGCGCTTGTGGGTTGGAAAGAAGTTCCACAGCGAAAAGGTGTCGTCCAGTCCGCCGGTGGCAATTTTCGTTCCATCCGGATTCCACATCAGGAAGAGGGTGCCGCGATCCTGATGGGACATCAAGTCAACCACGCGGTTTAAGGAGGCCAGGACCAGAATTTCGCACACTGCAAGGTCCGCATCATCTGTAGATATCAGATGACACATTATTTTCAGCAAGCATTGGGGATCCAGTGCAGTTCTCACCACGCCGAATAACGTTGACCAGCAACTCGCCCGTGATTTTGCTGAATGTTAGTGTCTTTATGACGATTCTGTCGTCCCTGCGCCTGTACGAAGCCACAAATTGTCGGCGCGGGATGTTGAAGATGAAGATCGAGGCAGGGCTCCGCTCCGCTGTCGAGATAATATTCTTGTTGCAGATAATCTAATGTTTAATCTGCCATTATCTTACCAACGGCTAAATCCTCTCCAGTCCACGGATGCCAGTCAAAGACTATGGACCTGCCGTCCAGCTTGAGCAGGCGAACCTTTAGCACCGCATCGAAGATGAAAATTTTGCCATCCGTATCACTGGATGCGAAATACTTATGGGTCGgagcaaatttcattttcttcacCGTGTGTCGATGCTCGCGCAACTGTATGAGGGTATTTAGCGTGGGCATGGCCAGCACAATGATGACGCCGCACTGAGTGCCGCAGAAGACCTCCTTGCCGTCGTGGGACCACTCAATGCAACTTATGTAGCCCATGGACTTGAAGAACAGCTTGCGATAGGAGACCAGGAACTCCGTAGGCGACCTCACCTCCCAGAGGTCCAAAACTTGTACGAAAGAGGAGGATTAGGGCTATACAAGGGTATTGCTTAGGGTCTGCTATACCTGGATAGTTTCTATCCATGCAGCCGATGGCCAGGTGCTTGCCATCCGGCGAGTACTTAAGGGAAGTGGGCGACTCGACGCTGAAGACCATGGTGCTCTCGTCCAGATTGCGCCACAGCATGACGTCCTGGCCGGAGGACATGGCCACCATGCCGCCGGACGACCAGTCCATCATGTTGTAGTCGACGGGACTGCATATTCCAGGCATCTCATGGGTGGCATTCTGAATGGCGTATGGTCGCGCCCGTGGATTACATGGCCAGTCCGAGTCGGCGGAGTCGTTATCGACCACCCTGGATCTCGTGCCCTGCTTGCTGCTAAACTGAAACAGACGGCGCTCTCCGATGCCAAAGGTTCGGTTCATGTTCGATATGAAGCCGCTCTGTCGCCAGTAGCTGGCGGTCAAAGTCACACCCTGATTGTAGAAGCCACCATTAATGAAGAATGGAAAGTAGATAT encodes:
- the LOC6731248 gene encoding probable galactose-1-phosphate uridylyltransferase, with the protein product MQFVASEHPHRRLNPLNGQWVLVCPHRTQRPWSGQQEKAQKNELPEFDPTNPLCPGVTRPNGIQTPEYESTYVFENDFPALVEVVPVPPNSDDPLFQIAPARGNCRVMCFHPKSNLTLPTMSAADIVVVIDEWISQFNELSAKYAWVQIFENKGAAMGCSNPHPHCQIWSCSFLPTEPQLKQERLRAYYATNERPMLADYVERELQRQERIVIENRDWVVVVPFWATWPFETMLISRNNNKRINDLTAEQRYNLALTMKELTTKYDNLFQCSFPYSMGWHGAPTGPEHAHASSAHWTLHAIYYPPLLRSASVRKFMVGFELLAMAQRDLTPEQAAQRLREVDGKCHYLEK
- the LOC27206903 gene encoding uncharacterized protein LOC27206903, with the translated sequence MSFINGLKRFATTTVGLMAIGIGSTVLFYTTHRLVIKPYLLEKRRLEAEACAEYLFQQEGHSQNGESRPKRSEY
- the LOC6731251 gene encoding protein cortex; translation: MFVEMSVCDSPNKNSKLDKKSLTPFKKVRRKNWKQEAAYKSDTSKGQEVSYVGERFIPNRFERENIEFNLKYIGKRKERDILETGVTLTASYWRQSGFISNMNRTFGIGERRLFQFSSKQGTRSRVVDNDSADSDWPCNPRARPYAIQNATHEMPGICSPVDYNMMDWSSGGMVAMSSGQDVMLWRNLDESTMVFSVESPTSLKYSPDGKHLAIGCMDRNYPVLDLWEVRSPTEFLVSYRKLFFKSMGYISCIEWSHDGKEVFCGTQCGVIIVLAMPTLNTLIQLREHRHTVKKMKFAPTHKYFASSDTDGKIFIFDAVLKVRLLKLDGRSIVFDWHPWTGEDLAVAERSPASIFIFNIPRRQFVASYRRRDDRIVIKTLTFSKITGELLVNVIRRDDADLAVCEILVLASLNRVVDLMSHQDRGTLFLMWNPDGTKIATGGLDDTFSLWNFFPTHKREAILRKQEQKAKDKCSSLSLYKGIR
- the LOC6731250 gene encoding serine protease inhibitor 27A; amino-acid sequence: MTKMGGNLAVMLLSLFLSALATGNGNSIPTTTTPQGVFETRTDKLPGGAAVVPSGAGIYDDIDTFVPFRSDSHDPFSWHLLKTVLQNETADKNVIISPFSVKLVLALLAEAAGAGTQTQVELANTQTDIRSQNNVREFYRKTLNSFKKENQLHDTLSVRTKLFTDSFIETQQKFTATLKHFYDSEVEALDFTNPEAAADAINAWAANITQGRLQQLVAPDNVRSSVMLLTNLIYFNGLWRRQFANTFEGPFFRSKDDQSRAEFMEQTDYFYYTTSEKLKAQILRLPYKGKNSLFVLLPYALNGIHDLVKNLENDELKGAQWAMEEVKVKVTLPKFHFDYQQNLKETLRSLGVREIFEDSASLPGLTRGADVAGKVKVSNILQKAGINVNEKGTEAYAATVVEIENKFGGSTAIEEFNVNRPFVFFIEEESTGNILFAGKVHSPTTQN
- the LOC6731249 gene encoding protein cup, which gives rise to MDPVKEEAIELNGHVMQMAEAEQENGAGALKIATNAGATDRPAHQQLPLPVEDQQDEVLTPAEKGKFEYPPPPPPPTPVQAPPANKATALNASQEHDNDEPNSEKWEDPCAPPPPPPLPTSAFLATGLGYLKLPAFKLKDALEKAITKLEANKRTQKASPESSRSIKNKKEVALEMLPRRSNPETIGDGSMLASTSTAVMVHPKTKKPMVIVEMERRCKIINLLAKQNQILESISGEAIPMHGPSKHLHEDEGLALQVLSARASTPYTQPSSMLSCTAVSCDLEHDSPRKQLASKEAVPEQHSSQAQQKRPPSAGIHKPGSLRAPKAVRPTTAPVVSSKPVKSYTRSRLMDIRNGMFNALMHRSKESFVMPRIATCDDIELEGRLRRMNIWRTSDGTRFRTRTTNLNVNNNNNECMPAFFKNKNKTHLISDESIIQSQPPQPQTEFQDPAIVNQRRIGSGRLNHSKWGYNDEDYHSYHNGKSQHMEEVNSKNQNSKNMTVLQFFDTGEISSQPQRRPNTPVMGMSINRSENDTLHSNESSEDLSRANENYVKRVMSGFLVVSKPKSRDVEDRHHRRYRNQNEEPEWFSCGPTSRLDTIELCGFDEDEEKMLNEGNKNHGLAETEREASKQKMDHKYKWTHAEPMGRTKYMPKHDTNNNHNVENMNNVMASEHQQQKEEKRSGSGRSFQFDKFNQSHQNYESSSYVNHQQPPQTQPQPMQQQSNTNTNNSKFMSFFANEGNSSSSLNEFFKQAINQGHGNNPEQPKSLGHIGQMPSVDQLEAKWRRNSLNNVGETANNQTDNFQKLIGSLSAAKPQSPAVGYDAISNFIMQQQQYQQQQQKQHLIIQQQQQQTAFLASLQLKAILGRPDTQLLLLRLTKGEISKHGLLVQLANPRLTDLDREAITAVLQFTNTQQQQQQHKQQLDMLSSTVIASQLQNLHNLAIVQQTLAARQPQHNPQTQVPHQLSQEDLQAHANVIMRNAVMKRKMEEQTSKLINGGAKHQAQQQYLNRGQQRQARPDASSNALLHALISGGGNNHASGYPMNGQPQQHHSNLRFGDNQNFQSFESNQPHFATQYKQQYQQSQQQQPHQQPQQQNNAGGGNNFNKAQIQAQSAIAMLPNSGDEFH